CTTTTATTGATTGAGATTCGATAACATCAGGGTAAATTGTACCTTGTGCTAAGAATTTTGCACCTTCTTGACCTTTTAATTTTCTAATTTCTTCATTGAAAACTTCGATAAATTCATGTCCAATGATTTTTCTTTTAGCTTCTGGCTCATCTACACCTTTTAATTTATTTAAAAATCTATCTTTCGCATCAACAAAAACAATATTTAAATTAAAATGTTCTTTGTAATATTCTAAAACTTTTTTACCTTCATCTTTTCTAAGAAGTCCAGTATCTACAAACATACAAGTCAATTGTCTTCCAATCGCATTGTTAATCAAAACAGCTGCAACTGAAGAATCTACACCACCTGATAATGCAAGTAAAACATGTTCATCTCCAACAATTTCTTTAATTGCTTTTGTTTTTTCTTCAATAAAACTTGTAATTTTCCAGTTTCTTTCACATTTACAAATATTGAAAACAAAGTTAGCAATAATTTCAGTTCCGCATTCAGAATGAACTACTTCTGGGTGGAATTGCAATGCATAAATTCCATTGTTATTTGTAATTGCAGCGATTGAAGAGTCAGTTTGTGCAATTATTTCAAATCCTTCAGGCAATTCAGTGATGTGATCGTTGTGACTCATCCAGATGCTAGAAGTTTTCTTAATTTCTTTAAATAAAGGATTTTCTCCGTTTATAACTTCTAAAATAGCTTTTCCAAATTCTCTCGAATCAGCTTTTTCAACTTTTCCACCATTTAAGTGAGTAATTAATTGCATTCCATAACAGATTCCTAAAATAGGTAATCCTAAATCAAAAATAGCTTTATCAACTGTTGGAGCGTCTTCCTCATAAACTGAAGCAGGTCCTCCCGAAAGAATAATTCCTTTTACAGGTTCAGTTCCATTTTTGATTTTTTCTACATCAATTAATGGAAAGATTTCACAGTAAACTTCCATTTCTCTAATTCTTCTTGCAATTAATTGAGTATATTGCGACCCGAAGTCAACAATTAAAATTTTCTCTTTTTTTTCGTTCAATTTTTTCACCTCGTAATACTTTTTTATTTTATTTAATAATTTTATAAAATTTTTTATTTATTATTATTTTTTATATTTTACCATTATTTTTAAATTTTTTCTATTATTTGATAAAAAAATATTTATTTTATTTGAAAAAATAAAATAAAAATGGTATAATAATATTGTTAAAATTTAATTAAAAATAAAAGGGGGATATAATGGCTATAAGTTTATTTAGTTGTAGCTATTTTGGAATAGATACATATATTGTGGAAGTGGAAGTCGATTTGTCACGAGGACTTCCTGTGTTTAATATTGTTGGAATGGGGGATCAGGCAATTTCTGAGAGCAAGGAGAGAATTAGAAGCTGCTTTAAAAATATGGAATTTGAGTTTCCAGTCAGAAGAGTTCTTGTAAATTTGTCTCCAGCAAATATTAAAAAAAAAGGAAGTCATTTTGATTTAAGTATTTTTTTAGGAATACTTGCAAATATTGGGAAAATTCCAAATGTTGAAATTTTTAAAAATTATTTGATTTTGGGAGAAATTTCTTTAAATGGTAAAATAAAATCGGTGACTGGAGCAATAAATGCGGCTATTTTGGCAAAAGAAAAAAATTTTTTAGGAGTGATTGTACCATTTGAAAATTACAATGAAGCTAAACTTATTTCGGGAGTTGAAATAGTTCCTGTGCAAAATATACAAGAAGTTTTAGATTTTTTTGAAAAAGAAATAAGTGTGGAAGAATTATGTAAAAATGCGGATGAAAAAAATATTGAGATTTCAAAAAATAAAAATGATGAAATAAAAGAAAAAGATTCTCAGAATGAAGATGAAAAGATAGACTTTTGCGATGTAAAAGGTCAGTTTTTAGCAAAAAGAGCGCTGGAAATTGCCGCTGCTGGAGGACATAATGTATTTTTAATAGGAGATCCTGGTTCAGGAAAGTCAATGCTTGCAAAAAGATTTACGACGATACTTCCCGAGATGACAGAAGAAGAAATAATTGAAACTACAAAAATTTACAGCATTTCAGGACTTTTGAGTGAAAAAGATCCCATAATTACGAAAAGACCTTTTCGTGCGCCACATTATTCAGCTACAGAAGTGGCACTTGCGGGAGGTGCAACAAGAGTTGGAGAAATAACTTTGGCGTTAAATGGAGTGCTATTTTTAGATGAAGTTGGAGAATTCGAGGGAAAGACACTAGAAACTTTGCGTCAGCCTTTAGAAGATGGGAAAATAGTTATTTCCAGAGCAAATTTTACGATGACATATCCTGTGAAAAGTATAACAATCACAGCTTCAAATCCTACGCCAAGTGGATATTTTCCTGATAATCCGCTTTGCCACGACAGTCCTTTGGATATAAAAAGATACCAAAAAAAATTTTCAGGACCACTTTTGGACAGAATGGATTTGTATGTAGAAATGCGCCAATTGAAAAAGGAAGAGCTATTTTGTGAAACTTTATCAGAAAAATCTGAAGTTATTCAAAGAAGAGTAATTAAAGCCAGAGAAATTCAAAAAAAGCGATTTAAATCAAATATGTTAAATTATGCAATGACCAAAAGACAAATAAATAAATATTGCAAAATTGACAAAAAAACTCAGGAAATAATGAAAGAAGCGGTTGATAACTTAAAGTTGTCAGCAAGAATGTTTGACAAATTATTAAAAGTTTCACGAACGATTGCTGATCTTGCGGGAGAAGAAAATATAAAAAAAGAGCATTTATTAGAAGCACTTAATTATCGAAAAAAATAAAAAATAAAAAAATTAAATGACATAAAAAGATAAAAATATAAAAAAAGAAAAATATAAATAAAAAATAAAATAAAAAAGTAAAAAAAGAATAAAAGAGAATAAAAAAAGGATAAAAAAATATGAAAATTTATACAAAATACGGAGATAAAGGATTTACAAAATTATATGGTGGAAAAAAAGTTAGTAAAAATAGCAGCCGTGTCGATGCTTATGGAACTGCAGATGAAGTTTTTTCAATGCTTGGAGTGATTGTTGCAAAAATGAGAAATATGGCTGAGTTGGAAGAAATTTTAAGAGAATGCGAGAAGATACAGCAGCAATTATTTGACTGTGGAAGTGATTTGGCGACACCTGATAAACTTAGAGAATATAAGCAGACAAGTGAAGATGTGAGCTGGCTTGAGAGTTTAATAGATAAGTATATTCCGCAAATGCCTAAACTAGAGAGTTTTATAATTCCTGGCGGCAGTGAAATTTCAAGTTTGTTTCATTTGCTTCGTGCTAACACAAGAAAGCTGGAGAGAAAAATGGTAAAAGTTTTCGAAGAAAATGAAGATATAAACGAATATGGATTACAATATATCAATAGATTATCAGATTATTTTTTTGTAGTTGCTTGTATTTCAAATGTAAAAATGGGTGTTAAAGAAGTTATTTATAAAAAAGGTTCAAAAGTATTTAAGTAAATTTGTGAATTTTTTTTAATTCAAAATATATTAATTAATTAAAATTTTTAATTTTGCAAAAAAATTTTTGTTTTATTTTTATTTTTTTAGTATAATTATATAAGAAAAAAATATTGAAAAAATACGAAAAAATGGAGTTGAAATGGAAAAACAAAAAATTAATAAATTGCAAGATATAAAAAATCTTTTGGAAGTTAGAACAGATGAAATTGCAAATTCGATAAATAAAAAATTGGAATCTGAACTTAGAAAGTCTGAAAATAAAATTATAAGAGTCTTGGAAGAGAAATCATATCAAAGTTTGGAAAATATAGAAACTTATGTGAGCCAGTTTTTGGAAAAAGATATGATTCAAAATCTGGAAGATATAAAAGAAAGAAATAAAAAATTTTTGTATACAAATTTTAATGATTTATTTTTAGAGGTGAAACTTATTATAAAAAATTATTCGGAAGAATTGAATCAGACTAATAAAATTTCTTTTTTTGATTCGGAAATTAAGAGAAAAATTGAAGATTTTAAAAGTGAAAAAGACGAAATAGAAAAATTAAAAAAAGAAATCTTTTATAAAAAAATGGATTACAATAATGAAAAGACAAGAGAAAAATGGGAAATTCAAAAATTTGAGAAATTTAAGACAAAAAAAGAAAGGCTTGAAAAAATTAGAAATATTAGAAATTCTGAATTAGAAGATTTAGATAAAAAGCCACAGATTGAAATTGAAATAAATTATGAAAAAGAAGTAGGAAATTCAAATAAAAAAAGTGGATTTTTTTCAAAATTAAGTGATAAGATTTTTGGAAAAAAGGCTAAAAAGGTGGAAGCATTACAAGAAGATGATAACAAACAGATTCAAAAAGACGAGGGGAAAGGAAATTTTTCTGAAAATATGGAAAATTTGGATATTTTGGATGATTTTGATGAAGAAGAGGTTTTAAGAGCGAAAAGGATTGATTCGATTAAAAGAGAAGAAATAAAGTTATTGGAAGAAATGCTTAGAGAAAAAAAGAGGCTTTAAAAAAGGCGCAGGAAAAGACAAAAGAAGAATACATAAAAAATATTGTAAAAAATGTAAGAAACTATTTTTCATCTCAGAGCAATCAAATAAAAAATGTGTTTTTTCGTGAAATGATAAGTGAGAAAAAAATGGAAATTATAAAAAAAACAGAAATAGAATATAAAAATTTATTAAATTAAAATAAAAAAAACCAATATTAAAAATATTTAGAATTTTTAAAATATTGATTTTTATTTTTTCAAATTTCAGTTTTTATATTTTCAGCTTCTTCCAGCGAAGAAAATCCTTTTTTTAAAACGATATTTTGAATATTTTCAAGCGCCAAATTTTTGTTTTGATTTAAATATTCTAAAATAAAATTATAATATAATTTTAGAGTTTTCAAGGAATATGAAGATAACTCACCTTTTAAGTATGTTTCAATTGA
This genomic stretch from Leptotrichia sp. oral taxon 218 harbors:
- the guaA gene encoding glutamine-hydrolyzing GMP synthase, which codes for MKKLNEKKEKILIVDFGSQYTQLIARRIREMEVYCEIFPLIDVEKIKNGTEPVKGIILSGGPASVYEEDAPTVDKAIFDLGLPILGICYGMQLITHLNGGKVEKADSREFGKAILEVINGENPLFKEIKKTSSIWMSHNDHITELPEGFEIIAQTDSSIAAITNNNGIYALQFHPEVVHSECGTEIIANFVFNICKCERNWKITSFIEEKTKAIKEIVGDEHVLLALSGGVDSSVAAVLINNAIGRQLTCMFVDTGLLRKDEGKKVLEYYKEHFNLNIVFVDAKDRFLNKLKGVDEPEAKRKIIGHEFIEVFNEEIRKLKGQEGAKFLAQGTIYPDVIESQSIKGPSHTIKSHHNVGGLPEDLKFELLEPLKELFKDEVRKVGHELGLPDTIINRHPFPGPGLGIRVIGEVTPEKVRILQEADDIFINALMEEGLYGKVDQAFVTLLPVKTVGVMGDQRTYEYVAAIRSVNTIDFMTATWSKLPYEFLGDVANKIINNVNGINRIVYDISSKPAATIEWE
- a CDS encoding YifB family Mg chelatase-like AAA ATPase, which translates into the protein MAISLFSCSYFGIDTYIVEVEVDLSRGLPVFNIVGMGDQAISESKERIRSCFKNMEFEFPVRRVLVNLSPANIKKKGSHFDLSIFLGILANIGKIPNVEIFKNYLILGEISLNGKIKSVTGAINAAILAKEKNFLGVIVPFENYNEAKLISGVEIVPVQNIQEVLDFFEKEISVEELCKNADEKNIEISKNKNDEIKEKDSQNEDEKIDFCDVKGQFLAKRALEIAAAGGHNVFLIGDPGSGKSMLAKRFTTILPEMTEEEIIETTKIYSISGLLSEKDPIITKRPFRAPHYSATEVALAGGATRVGEITLALNGVLFLDEVGEFEGKTLETLRQPLEDGKIVISRANFTMTYPVKSITITASNPTPSGYFPDNPLCHDSPLDIKRYQKKFSGPLLDRMDLYVEMRQLKKEELFCETLSEKSEVIQRRVIKAREIQKKRFKSNMLNYAMTKRQINKYCKIDKKTQEIMKEAVDNLKLSARMFDKLLKVSRTIADLAGEENIKKEHLLEALNYRKK
- a CDS encoding cob(I)yrinic acid a,c-diamide adenosyltransferase, with the translated sequence MKIYTKYGDKGFTKLYGGKKVSKNSSRVDAYGTADEVFSMLGVIVAKMRNMAELEEILRECEKIQQQLFDCGSDLATPDKLREYKQTSEDVSWLESLIDKYIPQMPKLESFIIPGGSEISSLFHLLRANTRKLERKMVKVFEENEDINEYGLQYINRLSDYFFVVACISNVKMGVKEVIYKKGSKVFK